Proteins found in one Cobetia sp. L2A1 genomic segment:
- a CDS encoding DMT family transporter, translating into MRWEAIRLDNTRGSIFMILAMAAFSVEDMLFKLAANHASIGILLIIFGLGGMSIFMMLTWRRGEDFVPPAIFSLPIFIRVTCEITARLCFALAITLTPLSSASAILQATPLVVVLGAALIFGEVVSVKRWLAIGVGFIGVLMIVRPGLDSFSAASLFAVISTLGFAGRDLATRAASSSISNVQLGIYGFLALIPAGILFEVYQPTSFYFSSDASWLILGVVIFGVVAYNALTIAMRKGAVSVVTPFRYTRLLFALALGVVVFKETPDVMTLLGAGVIVLSGIYIMTQKKENIAIVSPSLGVNIKKS; encoded by the coding sequence GTGAGATGGGAGGCGATTCGATTGGATAATACGCGCGGTAGTATATTCATGATCTTGGCAATGGCTGCATTTTCCGTTGAGGATATGCTGTTCAAGTTGGCAGCGAATCATGCCTCGATTGGAATACTCCTCATCATATTTGGTCTAGGTGGCATGTCGATTTTCATGATGTTGACGTGGCGTCGAGGAGAGGACTTTGTCCCGCCCGCTATTTTTTCTCTTCCTATCTTCATTCGTGTGACGTGTGAGATAACCGCTCGATTATGTTTCGCATTGGCTATCACGCTGACACCCTTGTCCAGTGCGTCCGCCATCTTGCAAGCGACGCCACTTGTCGTGGTATTGGGAGCAGCCCTGATCTTTGGTGAAGTGGTCAGTGTGAAGCGATGGCTGGCCATTGGTGTCGGCTTCATCGGAGTGTTGATGATCGTGCGTCCAGGCCTCGATAGCTTCAGTGCGGCATCATTGTTTGCCGTGATCAGCACATTGGGCTTTGCGGGGCGGGATCTGGCGACACGCGCAGCGTCTTCGTCCATCTCCAATGTACAGTTGGGGATCTATGGTTTTCTCGCCTTGATTCCAGCAGGTATTCTGTTCGAGGTTTACCAACCGACATCGTTTTATTTTTCATCCGATGCAAGCTGGTTGATCCTCGGTGTCGTCATTTTTGGTGTTGTCGCCTATAACGCTTTGACAATTGCCATGCGTAAAGGGGCAGTATCGGTAGTGACCCCCTTCCGCTATACACGGTTATTGTTCGCATTGGCATTGGGAGTCGTAGTATTCAAAGAAACACCTGATGTCATGACCCTCTTGGGGGCGGGTGTGATTGTCTTGAGTGGAATTTATATTATGACTCAGAAAAAGGAAAATATCGCGATTGTATCACCGAGTCTCGGTGTCAATATCAAGAAGTCATAG
- a CDS encoding D-cysteine desulfhydrase, giving the protein MHLSRFPRVRLGHLSTPLEPMDNLSKLLGGPRLWIKRDDCTGLSTGGNKTRKLEFLMADALEQGADTIITQGATQSNHARQTAAASCKLGLECHILLEDRTGSDDRSYNYNGNVFLDQLHGATVAKRPGGADMAAEMEALADKLIGQGKKPYIIPGGGSNEIGALGYVNAALELLSQANDMGLKIDHLVHATGSAGTQAGLVTGLTACNSGIPVLGIGVRAPKDKQEANVFALAQKTEAKLGLSGVVKREDVVANCDYVGEGYGIPTASMVEAVTLLAQQEGILLDPVYSGKGMAGLIDLVRKGHFKEGENVVFLHTGGAVALFGYPDAFNFEDYKA; this is encoded by the coding sequence ATGCATCTGTCCCGTTTCCCCCGTGTTCGCCTTGGTCACCTTTCGACTCCGCTGGAGCCGATGGACAACCTGAGCAAGCTGTTGGGTGGGCCGCGCCTCTGGATCAAGCGTGACGATTGCACCGGCCTTTCTACCGGCGGCAACAAGACCCGCAAACTCGAATTCCTGATGGCAGACGCACTGGAGCAGGGTGCCGATACCATCATTACCCAAGGCGCTACCCAATCGAATCATGCGCGCCAGACTGCGGCAGCTTCCTGCAAGCTTGGCCTTGAGTGCCACATCCTGCTGGAAGATCGTACTGGCAGTGATGACCGTAGCTACAACTACAACGGCAACGTCTTCCTGGATCAGCTGCATGGTGCGACTGTCGCCAAGCGTCCGGGTGGTGCCGACATGGCTGCCGAGATGGAAGCGCTGGCAGACAAGCTGATCGGACAGGGCAAGAAGCCCTACATCATTCCGGGTGGCGGCTCCAACGAGATCGGTGCACTGGGGTATGTGAATGCGGCACTCGAACTGCTTTCTCAGGCCAATGACATGGGCCTCAAGATCGATCACCTTGTGCATGCCACCGGCAGTGCGGGTACTCAAGCCGGGCTTGTGACTGGTCTCACCGCCTGCAACTCTGGTATTCCCGTGCTCGGTATCGGCGTTCGTGCTCCGAAAGACAAGCAAGAAGCCAATGTTTTCGCGCTGGCGCAGAAGACAGAAGCCAAGCTGGGTCTTTCCGGTGTCGTCAAGCGTGAAGATGTGGTCGCCAACTGTGACTACGTCGGCGAAGGCTATGGCATCCCGACCGCCAGCATGGTTGAAGCGGTGACGCTGCTGGCGCAGCAGGAAGGCATCCTGCTGGACCCGGTCTACTCCGGTAAAGGTATGGCAGGGTTGATCGATCTGGTCCGCAAGGGCCACTTCAAGGAAGGCGAGAACGTTGTATTCCTGCATACCGGTGGTGCAGTGGCACTGTTCGGTTACCCGGACGCTTTCAACTTTGAAGACTACAAGGCCTGA